The Arthrobacter sp. NicSoilC5 genome has a window encoding:
- a CDS encoding DUF4352 domain-containing protein: MTDQNFAFPTPPAAPALAKRAFYKKKRFVLPAGVLLLGILVGSCAGGSKPAADSSPIASTTASAEATAPAAAAPAAPGAAAPPSSAPAAPAAPAVGVPFSVKMRNGNVARVTVVSAVRTDSVTNGAFATPSKNGTYLLLDVLWETESGKTSSNPLYFSAKDQNGRKADMSLFADNQLGSGEILPGDKARGNIAFDIAPGAATVIISDPLLQEAARIQIPG, from the coding sequence ATGACTGACCAGAACTTTGCATTTCCCACCCCGCCGGCAGCTCCGGCACTTGCCAAGCGCGCCTTCTACAAAAAGAAGCGCTTCGTCCTCCCGGCCGGCGTCCTGCTGCTCGGCATTCTCGTGGGCTCATGCGCCGGCGGCAGCAAGCCGGCCGCGGACTCCAGCCCGATTGCCTCAACTACAGCCTCTGCCGAAGCAACGGCCCCGGCCGCCGCTGCTCCTGCCGCCCCGGGGGCGGCAGCACCGCCGTCGTCCGCTCCTGCTGCTCCCGCGGCACCTGCTGTCGGCGTTCCGTTCTCCGTGAAGATGCGCAACGGCAACGTCGCCAGGGTCACCGTTGTGTCCGCCGTCCGCACCGACTCTGTCACCAACGGCGCCTTCGCCACACCATCAAAGAACGGCACCTACCTGCTCCTGGACGTGCTTTGGGAAACGGAATCTGGCAAAACCAGCTCCAACCCGCTCTACTTCTCGGCAAAGGATCAAAACGGACGTAAAGCCGACATGAGCCTGTTTGCCGACAACCAGCTCGGCTCCGGCGAGATTCTTCCCGGCGACAAGGCACGGGGAAACATCGCTTTCGATATTGCACCGGGAGCTGCCACCGTCATCATTTCTGATCCGCTGCTGCAGGAAGCTGCACGGATCCAAATCCCGGGATAA